The sequence below is a genomic window from Vicinamibacterales bacterium.
TGACGCGCATCCGGCGGCTGGTCCCTGCCGGCGCCTTCCGCATGGTCTACGACAACTACAACGGCCTCGTCGTCGGCTTTGGACCGAATGCGCGTCCGTCCGACGCCATCGTCTCCATCCTCGTCGTCGCCGATCACGTGACGCTGTGCTTCATCAACGACGCGCCGAGTCTGCCCGATCCGGAAGGGCTGCTGAAGGGGAGCGGCAACGTCGTGCGGCACGTCCGTCTGGCGTCGGCGCGCGACCTCGATCGTCCCGCCATCCTGACACTGGTGAAGACGGCGATTGCGCGATCGGACGTGCCGTTCCCACGCCGGGGGCCTTCGCCGCTGATCGTCAAGTCGATCTCGACGAAGCAGCGGCCGCGACGCAAATTGTCGTGAGCGGTCGCGCGACTCGCGGACCGGGACGTTCAGGCGATCTACCAGCGATCGCGGCTGACGTACGACGCGCCGAGGTCCCGCACGGACGCGCACCCGAGCAGCTTCAGCGTGCGGTGCAGATCGGCGCGCAGGATGTCGATCGACTGCCGGACGCCGGGCGCCCCGGCCGCTGCGAGGCCATAGGCGTAGGCGCGGCCGATCAGCACGGCCCTGGCGCCGAGGCACAGGGCTTTCACCACGTCGCTGCCGCGCCGGATGCCGCCGTCGAGCAGCACCTCGACGCGATCACCGGCCGCCTTCACGACATCCGGCAGCACGCGTATGGTCGGCCACACCGTATCGAGCTGGCGGCCGCCGTGGTTCGAGACGACGATTGCCTGGACCCCCGCGTCGGCGGCGCGGCGCGCATCGTCCGCGATCTGCACCCCTTTGACGATGATTGGCCGATCCCAGATCTGCCGGATCCATTTCAGGTCGTCCCAGGTGACCGTCGACTGAGCGAGGGCGGCGGCGACATCGGCGTACGGCATCGGCCCGTCCTTCAGCCTGACGTTCGGGAACTGCATCAGGCCGCCATCGCCGAGGAAGCCGCGCAGCCACGCCGGGTGCCGGATGATCTCGGGAAGATACGGGAGCATCGGCAGCCACTTGCCGGTGATCATCTCCTTGGAGCCGTTGCGCAGATCGCGCTCCCGCATGCCGGCGACCGCGGTGTCGATCGTCAGGACCAGCGCCGAGTAGCCGGCTTCCTTGGCGCGCTGCACGCCCTGCGCGGCGATGTCGCGGCCGCCGCAGAGATAGAGCTGGAACCAGGCGGGGCCCGTCGTCGCCGCCTTGACTTCCTCGAGCGGCGTGCCCGAGAGCGTCGACAGGCAATAGATCGTGCCGACATCGCCGGCGACGCCCGCGGCGACCGCCTCGCCCCGCGGCCAGAACATGCGGCTGCTGCCGACCGGCGCCAGGATGATCGGCATCGCGATCGGCGTGCCGAGGATGGTGGTCGAGAGATCGATCGCCGGAGAATCGACCGCCGATCGCGGGTGAAGGCTGATGTCTTCGAAGGCGCGGACGTTCTCGCGCAGCGTCACTTCGCCATCGGCGCCGCCGTCGATGTACTCAAACACCGGCCGCGGCAACCGCCGGCGCGCCGCCTGCCGGAAGTCTTCGATATTGACGATGGGCACGCGAGATTCTAGACCACATCCGACGCCGTGAACATGGCGATCCGTCTGGACGGCGGTCGCGAGCGAGGGACGGGCGTCGGCGAGTCCAGGGAGCGAAGCCGTTCGGATCTATGATG
It includes:
- a CDS encoding alpha-hydroxy acid oxidase; protein product: MPIVNIEDFRQAARRRLPRPVFEYIDGGADGEVTLRENVRAFEDISLHPRSAVDSPAIDLSTTILGTPIAMPIILAPVGSSRMFWPRGEAVAAGVAGDVGTIYCLSTLSGTPLEEVKAATTGPAWFQLYLCGGRDIAAQGVQRAKEAGYSALVLTIDTAVAGMRERDLRNGSKEMITGKWLPMLPYLPEIIRHPAWLRGFLGDGGLMQFPNVRLKDGPMPYADVAAALAQSTVTWDDLKWIRQIWDRPIIVKGVQIADDARRAADAGVQAIVVSNHGGRQLDTVWPTIRVLPDVVKAAGDRVEVLLDGGIRRGSDVVKALCLGARAVLIGRAYAYGLAAAGAPGVRQSIDILRADLHRTLKLLGCASVRDLGASYVSRDRW